Proteins from a single region of Theileria parva strain Muguga chromosome 1, complete sequence, whole genome shotgun sequence:
- a CDS encoding Helicase associated domain (HA2) family protein, translating to MDNPVKKRKTRFSDAPNPDSDDSNPVGNNLNNLNLNNEKDSLVSEHKPYTSNDLESNVNKWTGLPYSQHYYNVLEGRKKLPAWSARKNFVKLVKRNQVLVLVGETGSGKTTQMTQFALDAGLSGLKPIAITQPRRVAAMSVATRVAEEMDVELGATVGYTIRFEDKSSEKTMLRFMTDGMLLKEITTDKMLSHYGMVILDEAHERTIATDVLFGLLKDLIKQRSELKLVIMSATLEAKKFQAYFGGCDILRIPGAMHPVEIYYTAEPERDYFEAAVRTAVNIHMQEPEGDILLFLTGEEEIENARREIDAALARRNCELPMTILTLYSSLPPAQQQKVFEPVYGRKCVIATNIAETSITIDGVVYVIDPGFSKQKVYNPRGRIESLLVSPISKASAQQRAGRAGRTRPGKCFRLYTESTFSKELVPETYPEILRSNIASVVLSLKKMGIDDLVHFDFMDPPAPETMMRALEELNYLGALDDEGELTSVGSLMAEFPLEPQLSKVLVHSPEFNSITSLTAVVSMLSCGNVFVRPREYAKEADAAKAQYAAQEGDHITLLNLFNQYQAVVNSTSGGSTSSSVRRYCQDNYVNPRSLSSALNIYQQLITILTRIHPSSSADIIKPGESKDKDLSSVVKGLVKGFFQQVAYKSSRGHYLLVKDNQAVALHPSTTLQHTPQWVIYHEFIYTSKNYIRTVTEIKGEWLMELAPHYFNPYEMNNQETKNAFLSLKH from the exons atgGACAATCCGGTTAAAAAGAGAAAAACAAGATTCTCTGATGCTCCAAATCCAG atTCTGATGATTCCAATCCTGTTGgcaataatttaaacaatttaaacCTGAATAATGAGAAGGATTCCTTAGTTTCTGAACATAAACCTTATACAAGTAATGATTTGGAGAGTAATGTGAATAAATGGACCGGCTTACCATATAGCCAACACTATTACAATGTGTTGGAGGGGAGGAAGAAGTTGCCTGCATGGAGTGCCAGGAAGAACTTTGTAAAGCTTGTGAAGCGGAATCAGGTTTTGGTTCTGGTTGGAGAGACAGGTAGTGGAAAAACAACCCAGATGACTCAGTTTGCCCTTGATGCTGGACTTTCTGGCCTCAAGCCAATCGCAATTACTCAGCCTCGGCGTGTGGCTGCAATGTCGGTTGCTACCAGAGTTGCCGAGGAAATGGACGTAGAACTCGGCGCTACGGTAGGATATACCATAAGATTTGAGGATAAATCCTCAGAAAAGACTATGTTACGGTTTATGACCGACGGGATGCTCTTGAAAGAAATTACAACCGACAAAATGCTATCACACTATGGAATGGTCATT TTAGATGAGGCCCATGAGAGAACTATAGCTACGGATGTATTATTTGGGTTACTGAAGGACTTGATAAAGCAGAGAAGTGAGTTGAAGTTGGTGATAATGTCAGCTACCCTTGAGGCAAAGAAGTTCCAGGCGTATTTTGGGGGATGTGACATTTTGAGGATTCCTGGAGCCATGCATCCTGTTGAGATATACTATACTGCTGAACCTGAGAGGGACTACTTTGAGGCTGCTGTTAGAACTGCTGTTAACATTCACATGCAGGAGCCCGAAGGTGATATCTTACTCTTTCTGACTGGTGAGGAGGAGATTGAGAATGCTCGGCGTGAGATTGATGCTGCACTTGCTAGGCGAAACTGTGAGCTTCCTATGACTATTCTGACTCTGTACTCATCTCTTCCTCCTGCGCAACAGCAGAAAGTTTTTGAACCTGTTTACGGTCGTAAGTGTGTTATCGCAACTAACATAGCCGAAACGTCAATCACAATTGACGGTGTAGTGTATGTCATTGACCCTGGCTTCAGTAAGCAGAAGGTGTATAACCCCAGAGGAAGGATAGAGTCCCTGTTAGTTTCCCCAATTTCAAAAGCATCTGCTCAACAGAGAGCCGGAAGAGCAGGTCGTACGAGGCCTGGAAAATGTTTCAGACTCTACACTGAGTCCACTTTCAGCAAGGAGTTAGTCCCGGAGACTTACCCCGAGATTTTGAGGTCTAACATCGCGTCGGTGGTTTTGAGTTTGAAGAAAATGGGTATTGATGACTTGGTTCACTTTGATTTTATGGATCCGCCAGCTCCTGAGACAATGATGAGGGCTTTAGAGGAACTAAACTACCTTGGCGCACTAGACGACGAGGGAGAACTTACCTCAGTTGGCAGTCTCATGGCTGAGTTCCCACTCGAGCCCCAGCTCTCAAAAGTACTTGTTCACTCCCCTGAATTTAACTCTATCACTTCTCTTACTGCCGTTGTCTCAATGTTATCCTGTGGTAATGTGTTTGTAAGGCCCAGAGAATATGCTAAAGAAGCTGACGCAGCAAAGGCCCAATATGCAGCCCAGGAAGGAGATCACATTACACTCTTAAATCTCTTCAACCAGTACCAAGCAGTTGTTAACTCTACTTCCGGTGGTTCCACCAGTTCCTCAGTAAGAAGATATTGCCAGGATAATTACGTCAACCCGAGATCACTTTCAAGTGCTCTTAACATCTATCAACAacttattactatactcaCACGTATCCACCCTTCCAGCAGTGCTGATATAATTAAACCAGGTGAAAGTAAAGATAAAGATTTGAGTTCTGTGGTAAAGGGATTAGTGAAGGGATTTTTCCAGCAGGTTGCTTACAAGAGTAGTAGGGGGCATTACTTGTTGGTGAAGGATAACCAGGCTGTTGCGTTACATCCATCAACAACTTTGCAACACACTCCTCAGTGGGTTATTTACCATGAATTCATCTACACTTCCAAAAACTACATCAGGACAGTCACAGAGATCAAGGGCGAGTGGTTGATGGAGTTGGCGCCTCACTACTTCAACCCCTATGAAATGAATAACCAGGAAACCAAAAACGCCTTTCTCTCACTTAAACACTAA
- a CDS encoding putative integral membrane protein, whose product MTGTVKAKGRFGRIFDSLRFNWTRRRYIWRASFFYKLVSWILMIGLLITTVFYYLITKYSFFVNYSCSARSINMINLFMISISVTTAILLVLSVYLARMCNLFSNYTMRQFVTTGRFMHFAGCTVKWLPWVSAVVMWIWLAIQFSSLIWIFVNPKQWCDHRFDESAVNAVRNCRLILNKNIPCQIVFENVTPREIRNCNHPEYLITRKIVLLALKDSTSKCSIEDVTVCNAYRDAITKDDFNFDEPGLGGCYGKIPQDMSSFIDEKNSSDLYKYILLFNIFWSVMFVVIVCIFYFIKSVTKFDAIIYQPKDPSDNIIIKIIRPFTPWTK is encoded by the exons ATGACTGGGACAGTAAAGGCTAAGGGTAGATTTGGTCGCATTTTCGACTCTTTGAGGTTTAACTGGACCAGGCGTCGTTATATTTGGCGCGCTTCCTTTTTCTATAAACTTGTCAGTTGGATTCTAATGATCG GATTACTAATAACGActgtattttattatttaataacgAAGTATTCGTTCTTTGTAAATTACAGTTGTTCTGCTCGTAGTATCAATATGATTAACCTGTTCATGATTTCTATCTCGGTTACTACgg CTATATTATTGGTGTTATCGGTATATTTGGCTCGTATGTGTAACTTGTTTTCGAATTATACGATGAGGCAGTTTGTGACTACTGGTCGTTTTATGCACTTTGCTGGCTGTACTGTTAAGTGGCTTCCATGGGTGTCGGCAGTTGTTATGTGGATTTGGTTGGCAATTCAGTTCTCCAGCCTCATTTGGATTTTCGTTAACCCAAAACAATGGTGTGATCATCGTTTTGATGAATCGGCCGTCAACGCCGTTAGAAACTGCAGactcattttaaataaaaatatac cTTGTCAAATCGTGTTTGAGAATGTAACGCCTAGGGAGATAAGGAACTGTAACCATCCAGAATACTTGATAACCAGGAAAATTGTACTACTCGCACTAAAAGATTCAACCTCAAAATGCTCAATAGAAGATGTCACTGTATGCAATGCTTACAGAGATGCAATCACTAAAGACG ATTTCAACTTTGATGAACCAGGATTGGGTGGTTGTTACGGAAAGATTCCGCAGGATATGAGCAGTTTCATCGACGAGAAGAACTCGAGCGACCTCTACAAATACATTTTACTGTTCAACATTTTCTGGTCCGTCATGTTTGTGGTTATTGTGTGCATCTTCTACTTCATCAAAAGCGTAACGAAGTTCGACGCCATCATCTACCAACCCAAAGACCCCTCTGATAACAtcataattaaaataataaggCCATTCACTCCATGGACCAAATAG